A single window of Salvia splendens isolate huo1 chromosome 6, SspV2, whole genome shotgun sequence DNA harbors:
- the LOC121806884 gene encoding dihydroceramide fatty acyl 2-hydroxylase FAH1-like, whose protein sequence is MLRHIYIETVVECRFSYTYICIFIPFDLGANMVGPTFSVDMNKPLAFQVGHLGEAYDEWVHQPIVAKESPRFFHNDFIERFTRTPWWVVPLFWLPIVWWLVSSKNGSHLVVAGGGVLLFSLLEYCLHRFLFHFKTTTYWGNTVHYILHGCHHKHPMDHLRLVLPPPLAALFIITFWYITKLFIAEPYLSALIGGELLGYIIYDCTHYHLHHAKSFTPLLLKKRYHMSHHFRIHEKGFGVTTTFWDWVFGTLPSD, encoded by the exons atgttgaGGCATATATATATTGAAACTGTGGTCGAGTGTAGATTTTCTTACACCTACATTTGCATATTTATACCTTTTGATTTGGGAGCGAACATGGTCGGACCTACGTTCTCGGTGGATATGAACAAACCACTTGCATTTCAg GTGGGACATCTTGGAGAAGCTTATGATGAATGGGTGCACCAGCCTATAGTCGCCAAAGAAAGCCCCCGCTTTTTCCATAACGACTTTATTGAG CGTTTTACGCGAACCCCATGGTGGGTTGTTCCTCTCTTTTGGCTACCGATAGTGTGGTGGCTCGTATCGTCGAAGAACGGAAGCCATTTAGTGGTGGCCGGAGGCggagtattattattttctttgcTCGAGTACTGCTTGCATCGCTTCCTCTTCCACTTCAAAACAACCACATATTG GGGAAACACAGTTCACTATATCCTCCATGGCTGCCATCACAAGCACCCAATGGACCATCTCCGCCTCGTTTTGCCTCCTCCTCTAGCAGCACTTTTCATTATTACG TTTTGGTATATAACGAAGCTTTTTATAGCTGAACCGTATCTGTCTGCTTTGATCGGAGGTGAGCTGTTGGGATATATAATCTACGATTGCACACACTATCATCTGCACCATGCAAAATCATTCACCCCTCTTCTCCTCAAg AAGAGATACCACATGAGTCATCACTTCAGGATTCATGAGAAAGGATTCGGAGTTACTACAACATTTTGGGACTGGGTGTTTGGGACACTGCCTTCAGATTAA
- the LOC121806883 gene encoding probable WRKY transcription factor 14: protein MMDNYEGDLSDMVRAAAAETPSQEGGAAAEWQFSRNSINYSPEYFGYPFTYTKDPLVNQTPPISEHLYNSSIVGGGVMSRDGVKRPSNIFSRMLQISPNAKPCENQDKNPPILVSNKGGLISGTSSALQISSPPNAPTKRRKSQAKKVICIPAPAPANSRATGEVVPSDLWAWRKYGQKPIKGSPYPRGYYRCSSSKGCSARKQVERSRTDPNMLVITYTSEHNHPWPTQRNALAGSTRSQPAKNVKEEADRKETASPIQTNCKEEADHRFEPQFDPATYKPTQEQDSFFADLGEIGDDPLSLFGEGFPPADHTNNNHSDLDPFSFYDWTTTTAEDSSPKS, encoded by the exons ATGATGGACAACTACGAAGGCGATCTATCCGACATGGTCCGAGCCGCCGCGGCAGAAACACCGTCGCAAGAAGGGGGAGCCGCTGCGGAGTGGCAATTTTCAAGAAATTCGATCAACTACTCTCCCGAATATTTCGGCTATCCATTCACCTACACCAAAGATCCTCTGGTCAATCAAACCCCTCCAATTTCCGAGCACTTGTACAATTCAAGCATCGTCGGAGGAGGAGTGATGAGTCGTGATGGGGTGAAGAGACCCTCGAATATTTTCTCGAGGATGCTGCAGATATCTCCTAATGCGAAGCCATGTGAAAATCAAGACAAGAATCCTCCTATTTTAGTGTCTAATAAAGGGGGTTTGATTTCGGGCACTAGCTCTGCCTTGCAGATCTCGTCTCCGCCTAATGCGCCCACCAAAAGAAG GAAAAGTCAGGCGAAGAAAGTCATTTGTATTCCGGCTCCAGCACCTGCAAACAGCAGAGCCACCGGAGAAGTTGTGCCATCGGATCTTTGGGCATGGCGTAAGTACGGACAGAAGCCCATCAAGGGTTCACCTTATCCTAG AGGCTACTACAGATGTAGTAGCTCCAAGGGTTGTTCGGCGAGAAAGCAAGTCGAACGGAGCAGAACCGACCCGAACATGCTTGTGATCACATACACCTCGGAGCACAACCACCCGTGGCCAACGCAGCGCAATGCCCTAGCTGGCTCCACCCGTTCTCAGCCAGCCAAGAACGTCAAAGAAGAGGCCGATCGCAAAGAAACCGCCTCACCGATCCAAACCAACTGCAAAGAAGAGGCCGATCATCGCTTCGAACCCCAATTCGATCCGGCCACCTACAAGCCAACTCAAGAGCAAGATAGCTTTTTTGCTGATTTGGGGGAAATTGGAGATGACCCCTTGAGTTTATTCGGAGAAGGGTTTCCACCAGCAGATCATACTAATAATAATCATAGTGATTTGGATCCATTTAGTTTCTATGATTGGACAACAACAACGGCGGAGGACTCGAGCCCGAAATCTTGA